From Cupriavidus oxalaticus:
CGATACGGGATCGGTGCTGGCCGGCATTCAGGTGACCGACGAGGTGACCGACGGCCAGGTGCAGGCTTTCCGCGAGCGGCTGGCCACGCTGGGCTATCCGTGGCAGGAAGTCAGCGACAACCCGGCGTACCGCATGTTCCTCGCGTAAACGCAAGCGAGCCGCCCGCAGGCAGCTCGCCAGTCGGTCAGTGCCGATCAGTTGCCGGCGATGGTCATCTGCTCGATCAGGATCGAGCCGGTTTCCTTGGTGCCGCGGATCAGCGAATCGGCTCCGATCGCAACGATCTGCCGGAACATCTCGGCCATATTGCCGGCAATGGTGATTTCTTCCACCGGGTACTGGATCACGCCGTTCTCGACCCAGTAGCCCGACGCGCCGCGCGAATAATCGCCGGTGACGTAGTTGACGCCCTGCCCCATCAGTTCTGTCACCAGCAGGCCGGTGCCGAGCTTGCGCAGCATCGCCGGGAAGTCGTCGCCAGGCTCGGTCAGGTTGCTGTGCAGCGTCAGGTTGTGCGAGCCGCCGGCGTTGCCGGTGGTCTTCATGCCGAGCTTGCGCGCAGAATAGGTCGACAGGAAGTAGCCCTGCACCACGCCGTCGCGCACCACGTCGCGCTCGCGCGTGCGCACGCCTTCCTCATCGAACGGGGCGCTGCCCATCGCGCCCGGGGTGTGCGGCTGCTCGTGGATCTGCACGTGCGGCGCGAACACGGCCTTGCCCAGCGTATCGCACAGGAAGGTGGACTTGCGGTACAGCGCCCCGCCCGACACCGCCTGCACGAAGGCGCCCAGCAGGCCGGCGGCCAGCGGCGCCTCGAACAGCACCGGGCAGCGGCGCGTGGACAGCTTGCGCGCCTGCAGCCGCGCCAGCGCGCGCTCGGCGGCGTAGCGGCCGATGTCCTCGGGGTTGGCCAGTGCCAGCGGCGCGCGCTTGGACGAGTACCAGTCATCGCGCTGCATGCCGCTGCCGCTGCCGGCGATCGGCGCGCACGAGATGAAATGGCGCGAATACGGATAGCCGCCCGAGAAACCGCGCGTGGTCGCCAGCACGAACTGCGAATGCTGCGCCGACACGCTGGCGCCGTCGCTGTTGCGGATACGCGGCGACACCGCGAAGGCGGCGGCCTCGGCGCGGGTGGCGATGTCGATGGCGGCCTCGGCATCGATGGTCCACGGATGGAACAGGTCCAGGTCCTGCGGCGAGCGCTCCAGCAGCTCTTCCTCGGCCAGGCCCGCACACTCGTCTTCCGCGGTGAAGCGGGCGATGTTGTAGGCTGCCTCGGCAGTGGCGCGCAGCGCGGCCGGCGAGAAGTCCGAGGTGCTGGCATTGCCGCGGCGCTTGCCGATCATGACCGTGACGCCGACCACCTTGTCGCGGTTCTGCTCGATCGTTTCCACCTGCCCCTTGCGCACCGATACGGACAGGCCGCTGCCTTCGGAGATCTCCGTGGCGGCGTCCGTTGCGCCCAGCTCGCGTGCCACACGCAGCA
This genomic window contains:
- the pmbA gene encoding metalloprotease PmbA, translating into MDQIAEQTAHFTYTQAQLSEMAADVLRVARELGATDAATEISEGSGLSVSVRKGQVETIEQNRDKVVGVTVMIGKRRGNASTSDFSPAALRATAEAAYNIARFTAEDECAGLAEEELLERSPQDLDLFHPWTIDAEAAIDIATRAEAAAFAVSPRIRNSDGASVSAQHSQFVLATTRGFSGGYPYSRHFISCAPIAGSGSGMQRDDWYSSKRAPLALANPEDIGRYAAERALARLQARKLSTRRCPVLFEAPLAAGLLGAFVQAVSGGALYRKSTFLCDTLGKAVFAPHVQIHEQPHTPGAMGSAPFDEEGVRTRERDVVRDGVVQGYFLSTYSARKLGMKTTGNAGGSHNLTLHSNLTEPGDDFPAMLRKLGTGLLVTELMGQGVNYVTGDYSRGASGYWVENGVIQYPVEEITIAGNMAEMFRQIVAIGADSLIRGTKETGSILIEQMTIAGN